The sequence ACTTGACCTCAATAAGCCAAAGCGCACGCCAAGTCGCTAataccaccaccgccgccccgtgacgacctcccctccccgcctccgatctccggccatggccgcgcgccgccccggATCGCCCGCTCCCAGGTGGGCGCCATggcccctcctcgccgccgccgccgtgctcctcctcctctcggccGCGCCGCGGACGGCGCGCGCCCTCCGGTTCGACCTCGAGTCCGGCCACACCAAGTGCATCTCCGACGAGATCAAGGTCAACTCCATGGTCGTCGGGAAGTACCACGTCGTCGGCCCCGACCCCAACTTCCCCGACAACCCTCTCCCCGACTCCCACCGCATCTCCCTCAGGGTAAGCGACGACGAGCAACCGCGAATCGATTTAGCTAAgcagccatggcgatggcgccgAGGGTTTTTGGGTGGGGATTGATGCGATTCGACGCTGATGCCGAGGGGATggatggtttggtttggtttgcaGGTGACGTCACCGTACGGGAACAGCGTGCACTACGCGGAGAACGTGCCGTCGGGGAACTTCGCGTTCACGGCGACGGAGGCCGGCGACTACCTGGCCTGCTTCTGGGCGCCCGACCACAAGCCGCTGGTCTCCATCGGGTTCGAGTTCGACTGGAGGAGCGGCGTCGCGGCCAAGGACTGGTCCAACGTCGCCAAGAAGGGGCAGGTCGATGTGAGTGTGCTTCGTCTTCTTTTCTGCTCGATTCCTAACCAATCGAGTTCGTTTTCCGTAGTTGGATTGTTGTGTAGGAGTACTTGACTAGTTTTTTCACTAAGCAAACAGATCGTGGCTACTGATTTGTGTGTGACAGCATggatttaggatttttttttggtcgaTTTCGGCGGTTCTATGTGGAGTGGATTGGGAGTTCATGGGATGAATATTcagataattaattagatggGCTTGAGAGTGACTTTTGTAATTTACTAGCTGTGTTCATCAATTCCTTGCCAAATGATGTTTGGATCCTTTAAGTTTCAATTAGAAGTTTGTTCCCGTTAGGTTTGGTAGTGATTTTGTGTGTGTAGGGCTGCTAGATTTTACTTAGGTAGGTTTGAGCTCTTGAAAAGCTGAAAGTAAGGAAATTATGCATGTCATGTGATGAGAATCTAGATATGAAACCTCTGCATGATTTTAGATGCTTCTTAGTAATCCATGGTggatttgctactccctccgtttcacaatgtaaatcattctagtatttcccacattctagataaatatatatctagattcattagcattaatatgaatgtgggaaatgctagaatgacttacattgtgaaacggaggaagtacttgagAAATCTGTTTAGCCAAGTGATTGATAAATCTCTCCGCCTGAATTGGACTTTTTGATGTCTGAATGTTTGTTTGGATTGTTTATATATTGATGATATGTTTTTGGATTCCGAATATATGTTTTGCTGTGAAAGCATACTAGCCAATTCTTCCTCGGTTCAGTTGAATTTGTTTCCATGTAAATGAGGAAAACGGCTGATTCTCAGTAGCCAATAGACTACCCTTACTCTTTTTGGTGGAGTGTGCACGTCTTGATTTTATACTATATTTCTGGATTGATTTAAATGATTGACATTTCAGTTGTTAGTTGTTTGAAAAATTTAATCGACGTGTATCATAAGTAGTGGCATCCATACTTATTCAGGTACTATTAGAGGTGATCTACAATAGAGCTTGAGCTTTTCAGGATTTCGATACATGGCCAATATACGTGTCCGTTTTGATCAAAGGAAGACTCATGCTTGCTGATTCTTTTCTTAGTCTCTCATAAATTGGGCATTGTCAAGTAGCTTAACTGACCATCTAGGAATTGTGCTAATAAATTTGGTGTCAGGTAGTGTTACCACGTTAGCCCTGTGAGCACTACTCACAAGTCCCTAAACATGTCTGATTTTGTGAGAATATCAGGGCCAATACATGTGGCCATGTTATCTGCGAGAGCAGTTGAGCACTGGAGTAGTGGGGTATTATCTTTCAAAGTAGCTTACAGGTGATGAACAAAATGATTTGTATATGTATTGCAGGTGATGGAGATGGAGTTGAAGAAGCTAGAAGAAACCATCAAATCTATCCATGAAGAAATGTTTTACCTACGTGAAAGGTACTACATATCATTGTGACGTTGTCTAACATTATTGCACTAGTCCAACCTACCTTGTGTCTGGCAATCCAGAAATCATATGTTTGACATATCATTTGTCCAGGGAGGAGGAAATGCAGAACCTGAACAAGCAAACGAACTCAAGAATGGCATGGCTCGGGTTCCTCTCACTCGGAATCTGCCTATCCGTCGCGGGGCTGCAGCTGTGGCACCTGAAGACCTTTTTTGAGAGAAAGAAGCTTCTGTAGTTCTTCTCCAAGATCAAAAGAATATATTGCAGCACGAAAGCGGCTAGGTGTACTTTTTTTTGTGTCAAGTTTATGTTGCTTAGCGATTACTTGTAAGCAACGATGTGTATTATActctataaattatatttaaccGTGCGCCCTAGCTTTGTCCAGTTGAAAGTTGGAACAGTTGTAAAATGTCATCAGGTTGATCATCCCAATATCTTCTTTACTCCAAGATTGCCGTGGATTTCAAGTGTCTTGGAAGGACAGCATCATATGAGGCCTTTTCTCATGTGATTCTAATCTTGCTCTGGAGATCACAAAAGGAGCATCCGTTGAAGATCTGCAGTTTCAAACCACTAACTCTAAGATTCTAATCTTCCAAACAATTCGAATTGAGACagaaaaaaatgtcattatTTGTCATATGCATAcgattcatgaaaaaaaaaacaatacagAAATAGAAGATCAAAAAGACTTCCAGCTCCGATTCCCTGCCGCaacatttctttttcatttctaATCAGTAATCTGTTAAAAGGAGTCTGATTAGAGCATACAAAATCTGTTAAAAGGAGTCTGATTAGAGCATACAAGACCAAAATACAAAGTTCACAAAGAACTAGCTTTTTTTTAATCCCCGTAAAAGAAGTGCTTTTAAACAGATTACATGGTACATTTACTTCCTGTATCCACTGTACTGATTCTCAAGAAACATAAAAAGAGCAGGGAAcctaacaacaataataattgttcaagaaaaagaaaaacaagatatcTGCTTTAGCAGAACAGTACCCATTTTGACCCTTCCTTGGGGCCCTCTAAATTTTGTACATGATAAAATGTCAGGTCTCCCATGAATTCCTCACTCGTAACACCACGCGCAGTAGCAATCGATCGCGATGAATAGACAGACATGAAGCTATTACTGGGAGAACAAATGCCAATGGTGATCGTGCGCAGCTAAGTACTCCTTGATCTTCTCGAGCCTCTTGAGGATCTCTAGGAAAGATGGCCTCAGATGGATATCCCCGGACCAGCATAGCTCAATTAACCTGCAATGAGGAAATCCATGTTAAATTAAGGCGATCAAGTGATAAGAGACTAGTTGAAGTAAGCATGGCTGTTGGAATGTTTCAGGGTTTTGTTTTAGCTTGCACGTACTCCTTTAACTCGTTAGTAAATCCCTTCGAACGAAAGGGTGGGCGATGCCCTTCTCCCACATACTTTGCGGCTTCATAAGGTTCATAGTTAGAGAAAGGTGGATCCCCTTCAAGCATCTACAATCAGAGGAACATTTTGTCATCCAGAACAGAAGTGATCATACGATATAACTTGCTACTTGGTGCTTGCTTGCAAGTTTTAGGTGGCAAAGTTACCTCGTAAAGTATCATAGCAAACGAGAAGACATCAACTTTCTTGTCATATTTCCGGTGTTTGAATACTTCAGGAGCCATGTACCGGTCTATGTGAATACAGAAATCAAACAAGTTGTCAAGATGAATTCGAAAGAAGAGATACGAG is a genomic window of Oryza glaberrima chromosome 7, OglaRS2, whole genome shotgun sequence containing:
- the LOC127779385 gene encoding transmembrane emp24 domain-containing protein p24delta9-like, whose amino-acid sequence is MAARRPGSPAPRWAPWPLLAAAAVLLLLSAAPRTARALRFDLESGHTKCISDEIKVNSMVVGKYHVVGPDPNFPDNPLPDSHRISLRVTSPYGNSVHYAENVPSGNFAFTATEAGDYLACFWAPDHKPLVSIGFEFDWRSGVAAKDWSNVAKKGQVDVMEMELKKLEETIKSIHEEMFYLREREEEMQNLNKQTNSRMAWLGFLSLGICLSVAGLQLWHLKTFFERKKLL